One window from the genome of Fusobacterium varium encodes:
- the cas10 gene encoding type III-A CRISPR-associated protein Cas10/Csm1, producing MIVEMSNREKIALAGLLHDIGKMLNRSTNFMNKNDIIKREHPYLSKWFVEYLERNFLIEKNRELEEMVLRHHESQFVPEELWPSKIEDRRLRRMATIISVADNYSSAERDEDNTTKRNFKTVPLDCLFSTVSLDKKIENSDKNRYHIAPFSYNNIFPSSFEENGDEELEKHINNFLEEVRNIKAESFDTLYTALRELIKKYCWCIPSDTQKNFCDISLYDHLTTTSAIALSIYDYLDEKEEDFSKGTFVNIKNSKKEDYFLLIGGDISGIQSYIFGIKSTEGASKRLRFRSFFIKLLTDVISYKLIKELDLKISNIIIASSGKFFILAPNNQYIKYKLEKVVKEINNFLYREYLGDIFFNCSNIELSGEDLGLKFSKKYSEINDLLNENKFFKFADEVFENQLFEQKVFNKNIDENSEIQQCKICGKRLTIKNENCDYCNRDFELGEKIVKTKKIGFYLSDNKIEEDLEIFGVKCKFYNNEVIEDTPFLVVSYEDTSFDNNYPEIRDYYGGLTSKDSSGNTMTFEDIAKLSASKNLGLLKGDVDNLGLIMSYGLKSDEIDEEGNLLKDITSISRIATMSRMLNSFFSYWIKERLKEENIYYIVYAGGDDFMILAPWNKLIDKANEIRKEFSNFTGENENITLTCAITLLKAKDPIYYGAKLVQEEEEFGKISGKNGIVLFDRYIPWENFYEVERLIDFLDKNMKENVFSQAFIYRLLKYTSMAEEYYISKNGKYLKYMSDFTYDVSRNIIDKKILPSNSEEIKILSSYFGIESIVSERKKEFLARYMRVVLNYVVRKNRGGNIDVQQ from the coding sequence ATGATAGTAGAGATGAGTAATAGAGAAAAAATTGCTCTTGCTGGATTGCTACACGATATTGGAAAGATGTTAAATAGATCTACTAACTTTATGAATAAAAATGATATTATAAAGAGGGAACACCCATATCTTTCTAAATGGTTTGTAGAGTATTTAGAGAGAAATTTTTTAATAGAAAAAAATAGGGAATTAGAAGAGATGGTTTTAAGACATCATGAAAGTCAATTTGTACCTGAAGAGTTGTGGCCAAGTAAAATCGAGGATAGAAGATTGAGAAGGATGGCTACTATTATTTCAGTTGCTGATAACTATTCATCTGCTGAAAGAGATGAAGATAATACTACAAAGAGAAATTTCAAAACTGTGCCTTTAGATTGTTTATTCTCAACAGTTTCATTGGATAAAAAAATTGAAAACAGTGATAAAAATAGATATCATATAGCACCATTTAGTTATAACAATATATTTCCTAGCTCATTTGAAGAAAATGGAGATGAGGAGTTAGAAAAACATATTAACAATTTTTTAGAAGAGGTTAGAAATATAAAAGCAGAAAGTTTTGATACACTATATACTGCTTTGAGAGAGTTAATAAAGAAATATTGTTGGTGTATCCCTTCAGATACTCAAAAAAATTTTTGTGATATATCTCTATATGATCATCTAACTACTACAAGTGCAATAGCATTATCTATCTATGATTATTTAGATGAAAAAGAGGAAGATTTTTCAAAAGGGACATTTGTAAATATAAAAAATTCTAAAAAAGAAGATTATTTTCTTTTAATTGGTGGGGATATATCTGGTATTCAAAGTTATATTTTTGGTATCAAGTCAACAGAGGGAGCATCTAAAAGATTGAGATTTAGATCGTTTTTTATTAAGTTATTAACTGATGTTATCTCTTATAAGTTAATAAAAGAGTTGGATTTAAAAATTTCAAATATAATTATTGCATCTAGTGGAAAGTTTTTTATTTTAGCTCCAAATAACCAATATATCAAATATAAATTAGAAAAAGTGGTAAAAGAGATAAATAATTTCTTATATAGAGAATACTTGGGAGATATCTTTTTTAACTGCTCAAATATAGAGTTAAGTGGAGAGGACTTAGGATTAAAATTCTCTAAAAAATATAGTGAAATAAATGATCTATTAAATGAAAATAAATTTTTTAAGTTTGCAGATGAGGTTTTTGAAAATCAACTATTTGAACAAAAGGTATTTAATAAAAATATAGATGAAAATAGTGAAATACAACAATGTAAAATTTGTGGAAAAAGGTTGACAATCAAAAATGAAAATTGTGATTATTGTAATAGAGATTTTGAACTTGGAGAAAAAATTGTAAAAACTAAAAAGATAGGATTTTATCTTTCAGACAATAAAATAGAAGAAGATTTGGAAATATTTGGGGTAAAGTGTAAGTTCTACAATAATGAAGTTATAGAAGATACTCCATTTTTAGTAGTTTCTTATGAAGATACATCTTTTGATAATAATTATCCTGAAATAAGAGATTATTATGGAGGATTGACTTCTAAAGATAGTTCTGGAAATACAATGACATTTGAAGATATAGCCAAACTATCAGCCTCTAAAAATTTAGGGTTATTAAAGGGAGATGTAGATAATCTTGGACTTATTATGAGTTATGGTTTAAAAAGTGATGAAATAGATGAAGAGGGAAATTTATTAAAAGATATCACATCTATTTCAAGAATTGCTACAATGAGTAGAATGCTAAATAGTTTCTTCTCATATTGGATAAAAGAGAGATTAAAAGAGGAAAATATCTACTATATAGTATATGCTGGTGGAGATGACTTTATGATTCTTGCTCCTTGGAATAAACTTATTGATAAGGCAAATGAGATAAGAAAAGAGTTTTCAAATTTTACTGGTGAAAATGAAAATATAACTCTTACTTGTGCTATAACACTTCTAAAAGCTAAAGATCCTATATATTATGGAGCTAAACTGGTACAAGAAGAGGAAGAGTTTGGAAAGATATCAGGTAAAAATGGAATAGTTTTATTTGATAGATATATTCCGTGGGAAAATTTTTATGAAGTAGAAAGATTAATAGATTTTTTAGATAAAAATATGAAAGAGAATGTTTTTTCTCAAGCATTTATCTATAGATTATTAAAATATACTTCGATGGCAGAGGAGTACTATATTAGCAAAAATGGGAAATATCTAAAATATATGTCAGATTTTACATATGATGTAAGTAGAAATATTATTGATAAAAAGATACTTCCAAGTAACAGTGAAGAGATAAAAATTTTAAGTAGTTATTTTGGAATTGAATCAATAGTTTCAGAGAGAAAAAAAGAGTTTTTAGCTAGATATATGAGAGTTGTTTTAAATTATGTAGTTAGAAAAAACAGGGGAGGTAATATAGATGTTCAACAATAG